The Candidatus Aminicenantes bacterium DNA segment ATTCAGGCGTGCCGACATCGAGCCAAATCCCTTCATAGGGAACGGTTCTGAAATGCAGCCGGTGCTTCGTGATGCTGGAAAAAAAATTCTTGTCGTCGATTTTTTCGACCGCGCTTTTCCTGAACAAAGCCGCCCCGGCATACATCATCCCCGGTCCGGGACCCGGCGGGGAAACGGCGAGAAAAACGCCGTCCCGGCTCCGCAAACGGCCGTAGCGGCCGCATGGGTCGCGCCGGGTCAGCAGGACGCCGTCGACGGCGCGATCGGCCGTCTTTTCGACCATGGCCGACAGCGGTATTTCCAGGAACGTGTCGCCGTTGACCACCAGGAGCCAATCGGAAAAAAACGGCAGCGCCTGGCGCAGCACCAAACTGCCGCTCAATTCCTTTTCGCGGATGAAATCGATGCCGCTGTCGGCGCCAGCGGCCTGCATGACCTGTTCGGCCAGGTGATGGAGGTTGACGAATCCTTCGGCGCAGCCCTGCGCCCGCAGCTGTTCCAGCAACAAGCGCAGCAGGGGGATGCCGTTCAGCGGGAAAGCGGCTTTCGGCTTGATCAGCGAGAGGGGTTCGGCCCTCTTGCCGAAGCCGCCAGCGAGGATGAAGAATTTCACGTACCGAAAACCATGTGCCCGGGACGTCCGCAGCGGAGAAAAAGCTGGTAATAGGAATCGCGGATGTAATCATCCGCCGTAAACCCCAGCCGGGCGGCCACGGCGTCGATGCGTTCCGGATCGCCTTCAACTTCGATGAAATCGCCGATCGGGGTTTCGTCGATCATGATGCGCGCCCCGCCGGCGCTGAATACCTCTCGGTATTTCTCGTAAATGAAAAATACCCGGAAACCGAGAGCCCCGATGATTTTTTCCGCGGCGGTGAAATCAGAGACTGTCACCTCGGTTTCCTCGCGGACCTTGTAGCGGGAGTCGTCCTGGGCCGGCGCCTTCAAGGTCAAAACGGCGCGTTCCCCGGTTCGGCGCAAACGCAGCAGCATGCCGCGTTCGCGCAGTTCCCCCCGCGCCGAGTCGAACACGATGTTACTTTCGAAGGCGCGTTCCGTTTCGAGAACGGCCGGCAGCCCCATGATTTCCCGGCGCAAGGGTTCCAGCCGTTGCACCTTGATTTTGACCTCGATCTCCAGCCGTTTTTCAGTATTCACGGTAGCGGATGAATTCCAGCAGGTTTTCAAGGGAGTCGCGGTACGGGGAGGGCTGGAACGAGCGCAGGAAGCGGGAGCA contains these protein-coding regions:
- a CDS encoding NDP-sugar synthase — translated: MKFFILAGGFGKRAEPLSLIKPKAAFPLNGIPLLRLLLEQLRAQGCAEGFVNLHHLAEQVMQAAGADSGIDFIREKELSGSLVLRQALPFFSDWLLVVNGDTFLEIPLSAMVEKTADRAVDGVLLTRRDPCGRYGRLRSRDGVFLAVSPPGPGPGMMYAGAALFRKSAVEKIDDKNFFSSITKHRLHFRTVPYEGIWLDVGTPESYLRANERYRAHVGERSANSLSAAVTISPQALVKNSILWEHTRLGDGVSLCECIVTGHVALENMALQKRIITRRGIFPLETVG
- the cyaB gene encoding class IV adenylate cyclase codes for the protein MNTEKRLEIEVKIKVQRLEPLRREIMGLPAVLETERAFESNIVFDSARGELRERGMLLRLRRTGERAVLTLKAPAQDDSRYKVREETEVTVSDFTAAEKIIGALGFRVFFIYEKYREVFSAGGARIMIDETPIGDFIEVEGDPERIDAVAARLGFTADDYIRDSYYQLFLRCGRPGHMVFGT